GAGAGGTGACAGCTAACAGGTGATAGGGAATAATCTGTACCCTGTAACCTCTACCCTATACCCTAATTTCCTAAAGTCCTTCTAACGACACTCCCAAAAAGCGGGCTAACTTTGCGCCTTCTGTTTCCAACTCTGTTAAAGATAAGGGTTGTCCAACCCGTGTTAAGGGTATATCTCGTCGTCCCTTAATGCGTAGATAGAGGGCGCGACGGGGGTTAAGACCTTCTTTTACGTCTATTAGTACAGATTGGACATCTTCTATGCGGCTATCAATCTGAATTCGGCGGTTTTTACCAGGAAACCCCCAGCGGAAGATTTTGATTGCGCCAGTTTCCTGATTAAATTCGTTGTAACCGCCTCCAACATCCAATAAAATCACTAGCCACAGGTATGTGGCTAATAGCAAGCCAGCAGCACCATATAACCCCATCACTAATCCTTGGGGGACGAATACCAGTTGAGTGGGATCGGAAACTATGAGTAAATTAACTTTTAAATAACTGGATATTCCAGACAATAAAAAGCCGCTTGCTCCCAAGGTAACGATAGTTGCCCACCAGTAGTTACTGAACCGACGAGAACCGAGAACATTTTGGTGCAGGAGGCGATCGCCTTTGTTAATCGTTGTTGATGTCGTCATTGAACTACCATTGCCCGTGAGATACTCGCTGTCACATACTCGCACACTGAATGCTTTTGCATAGAGTGGTGGGTTCCTGTGCCAATCCGGCTATTGCTTAGGAGGCACCCAGAGCTATGTTTGAAGTCCACGGGAACCCTGCCGCAGACTATAAATTTTTCACTTTGTACCTTACAAATTTTACTGTCCCGGATAATGCTGGCTTACTTGTACTACGGGACAAACCACTGAGGCTATTTGTATTAGTCAAGATATGCCAACTTCCTTTCTCCTTGTCTAACGTTTCACATAGGTTTTTCAGAGGTGTATCAACGACCGTGGCGGCGAAGTGACTATCCCCATTTTACCAAACATCGTTGACAAAAACTCAACTGCGCCCTTCCATGTTCCTGCTACCGATATAATTTTTTAGGGAATGTTGTACTATTTTTTTACTCAATGGCTGATAAAAATTCTTTCTCCCTGCCATTCTGCCCCCCTTATTCCCTGCTACCCTCTCTCTGCCTCTTTTTGACCTCTTGAAATGAGTTACCTACCTACGTCTATCTACATTAAATTTTTTCAGATTTCTGAGAAAAGTTGTGTCAAATTGTAAAATTTCTGATATTCATATTATTTATAAGGTTCGTGTTTCATGCCTAATTTGCTTCTGTGTATCAGGCAAAAACCCTGAGTAGTGTGATAAGTTAAGAATCATTAAGTTACCACAAGCTAGATTACTAGCCGATGGTACGTGTAATGTCATAACCCTGAGAAATAATGACTTAACTAGTCAGTAAGCTCTCAGAATCTCAGTTACTTAAAAGCAGTTGAGATTGTCAAAAAAAACGTTAATTCCTCATGGCAGTCGGTTACATTGGCTTTCCGTAATGCCCTAGAAACGTTGCAATTTTAGTAAAAACAGAGGATTTTAGTCCGATGACCATCGCAGTTGGACGCGCCCCTAGTAGAGGGTGGTTTGACGTTCTCGACGACTGGCTCAAGCGCGATCGCTTCGTATTCGTAGGTTGGTCAGGGATACTATTATTCCCCTGCGCCTTCCTAGCACTAGGCGGTTGGCTGACTAAGCACCACCTTCGTAACCTCTTGGTACACCCACGGATTAGCCTCCTCCTACTTAGAAGGAGCTAACTTCCTGACAGTAGCAGTATCCACCCCCGCCGACAGCATGGGACATTCCCTATTGCTGTTGTGGGGACCAGAAGCCCAAGGCGACCTCACCCGTTGGTTCCAACTGGGTGGCTTGTGGCCATTCGTTGCCCTACACGGAGCCTTCGGTTTGATTGGCTTCATGTTACGGCAATTTGAAATTGCGCGTCTAGTAGGGATACGTCCTTATAACGCTCTGGCTTTCTCCGCTCCCATTGCAGTATTCGTCAGCGTATTTCTGATGTACCCCTTGGGACAATCAAGCTGGTTCTTTGCACCCAGCTTTGGGGTGGCTGCAATTTTCCGATTCCTGCTATTCCTGCAAGGGTTCCACAACTGGACACTCAACCCCTTCCACATGATGGGTGTTGCGGGTGTATTGGGTGGTGCTTTATTGTGCGCTATTCATGGTGCGACAGTAGAAAACACCTTGTTTGAAGACGGTGATGGTGCTAACACCTTCCGCGCCTTCAATCCCACCCAGTCGGAAGAAACCTACTCAATGGTGACAGCAAACCGTTTCTGGTCACAGATTTTCGGGATTGCTTTCTCTAACAAGCGCTGGTTGCACTTCTTTATGTTGTTCGTGCCAGTCACAGGCTTGTGGATGAGCGCCGTCGGCATCGTCGGTTTAGCACTCAACCTGCGGGCTTATGATTTCGTCTCCCAAGAATTGCGGGCGGCGGAAGACCCTGAGTTTGAAACCTTCTATACCAAAAACATTTTGCTGAACGAGGGTATCCGCGCTTGGATGGCTCCTCAAGATCAACCCCACGAACAATTTGTATTCCCTGAGGAGGTATTACCACGTGGTAACGCTCTCTAATAGACCAAATATCTTAGGCGGCGCTGGACGCGACCAAGAATCCACTGGGTTTGCTTGGTGGTCTGGTAACGCACGTTTAATCAACCTATCTGGCAAACTACTGGGCGCTCATGTTGCCCACGCTGGTTTGATTGTATTCTGGGCTGGAGCGATGACTTTGTTTGAAGTCGCTCACTTCATTCCTGAAAAGCCAATGTACGAACAGGGCTTGATCCTGTTACCTCACCTCGCCACTCAGGGCTGGGGTGTTGGTGCTGGTGGTGAAGTTATCGATACCTTCCCCTACTTTGTTGTTGGTGTACTCCACCTAATTTCCTCAGCCGTCCTTGGCTTTGGCGGTATCTATCATGCCGTTCGTGGCCCAGAAACCTTAGAAGAATATTCTTCTTTCTTTGGTTATGACTGGAAAGACAAGAACAAGATGACCAACATCATCGGATTCCATCTAATTATTTTGGGATGCGGTGCATTGCTTTTAGTGTTAAAGGCAATGTTCTTTGGTGGTTTGTATGACACCTGGGCACCAGGCGGTGGTGATGTTCGGATTATTACCAACCCGACACTGAACCCAGCAGTTATCTTCGGTTATGTAATCAAGTCTCCCTTTGGTGGCGAAGGCTGGATTATTAGCGTCGATAACTTAGAAGATGTGGTCGGTGGTCACATCTGGATTGCCTTTATCTTAATTTCTGGTGGTATTTTCCACATTCTTACCAAGCCTTTTGCTTGGTCACGTCGTGCATCCATCTGGTCTGGTGAGGCTTACCTCTCCTACAGCTTGGGCGCTCTGTCGTTGATGGGCTTCATTGCCTCCATCTATGTTTGGTTTAACAACACCGTTTACCCCAGCGAATTTTACGGTCCTACTGGTCCAGAAGCTTCTCAAGCTCAGGCTTTGACCTTCTTGATTCGTGACCAACGCTTGGGTGCTAACGTCGGTTCTGCCCAAGGTCCTACTGGTCTAGGTAAATACCTGATGCGCTCTCCAACTGGTGAAATCATCTTTGGTGGTGAAACCATGCGCTTCTGGGATTTCCGTGGCCCTTGGTTAGAGCCTCTACGTGGTCCTAATGGTCTTGATTTGGAAAAAATCAAGAATGATATTCAGCCTTGGCAAGCTCGTCGCGCCGCTGAATACATGACCCACGCTCCTCTGGGTTCTTTGAACTCCGTGGGTGGTGTGGCTACTGAAATTAACTCTTTCAACTACGTATCTCCTCGCGCTTGGTTGGCGACTTCTCACTTCGTACTAGGATTCTTCTTCTTAGTTGGTCACTTGTGGCACGCTGGTCGCGCACGGGCTGCGGCTGGTGGTTTTGAGAAAGGAATTAACCGTGACACTGAGCCAGTGATGTTCATGGACGACCTAGATTAGGTTGTAAAGTTTATTTCATCACTGACAATTAAGTAATTTAAAGGCTCTTGCATAAAAGCAAGGGCTTTTTTTATAGGAAAATTAGTAATCTATTGATTAAAGTGAGCGATTTGCCAAGGTAACTAATCTATGAATGATGATGCCAATTTTATTGATGCTTTGCGATGGACATCTGAAGCTAAGGAAAAGTTACAAAATATTCCCTTTTTTGTCCGCTCTCAAGCTAAAGCCAGAATTGAACAGCTAGCTCGTGAAGCAGTTCAAGAGGTTGTTACCGCTGATTTGGTAGAACAGGCTAGGCTTGAGTTTGGACAATAAAACATTCTGGAGGTCGTAACAATGACAGTCGCCAAGAATCGAGCAGACCGAGTAATGCTTTACGACATTAGCTGGCAACAGTTTGAAAATCTTCTAAAAGACTTGGGGGAGCATCGGGCAGCACGGTTAGCTTACGATCGCACTACTTTGGAAATTATGACACCTTTACCTGAACACGAACATTACAAAGAGGTAATTAGTGATTTAGTCAAAGAAATCGCTGATGTGCTGGATTTAGACTATGAAAGTTATGGCTCGACTACTTGGAAACGAGAAAGCCGAATGGCAGGGTTAGAGTCAGATAACTGCTTCTATTTCCAGAATGAAGCTACGGTTCGGGGTAGATTGGATCTGGACTTGAGACAAGACCCACCGCCTGATTTGGCACTGGAAATTGATGTTACCAGTAAGTCTTTAAATCGTTTTCCCATTTATGCCCGCCTGGGAGTACCAGAACTCTGGTGTTATGATTCCGGTGAACTCAAGATTTATCTCCTGCAAAATGGGGAATATGTCGAGTCAGAGAAGAGTCTGGTGTTTCCTACTTTAGCAATTCGGGATCTGCCGAAACTGATTGAGCAAAATCGGGCAAATGGCAGACGGGCAATTCGTCAGGCGGTTCGGGAATGGGTGAAAAAAGGCGGGAAGGGTGAACTACCCAGTTAACATAATTTACGAATTATTATCAATTTCCTCCCACATTCATCGCTGTTAAAAAAGCCTTTTGACTCACATCTCTATAAACTGTATTTAAATACTTCATTACCACATCACTTGAAGTTGAATTTACTGCGCTTTCCTCTTCCTTCGCAAGGGGGATTGCTCCTAATACATCTAATACCATCTCACTCGTGGACGGCGCAATAACTACCAAGGATGACTCTAG
This portion of the Nostoc sp. GT001 genome encodes:
- the psbC gene encoding photosystem II reaction center protein CP43, translated to MVTLSNRPNILGGAGRDQESTGFAWWSGNARLINLSGKLLGAHVAHAGLIVFWAGAMTLFEVAHFIPEKPMYEQGLILLPHLATQGWGVGAGGEVIDTFPYFVVGVLHLISSAVLGFGGIYHAVRGPETLEEYSSFFGYDWKDKNKMTNIIGFHLIILGCGALLLVLKAMFFGGLYDTWAPGGGDVRIITNPTLNPAVIFGYVIKSPFGGEGWIISVDNLEDVVGGHIWIAFILISGGIFHILTKPFAWSRRASIWSGEAYLSYSLGALSLMGFIASIYVWFNNTVYPSEFYGPTGPEASQAQALTFLIRDQRLGANVGSAQGPTGLGKYLMRSPTGEIIFGGETMRFWDFRGPWLEPLRGPNGLDLEKIKNDIQPWQARRAAEYMTHAPLGSLNSVGGVATEINSFNYVSPRAWLATSHFVLGFFFLVGHLWHAGRARAAAGGFEKGINRDTEPVMFMDDLD
- a CDS encoding photosystem I assembly protein Ycf4, which encodes MTTSTTINKGDRLLHQNVLGSRRFSNYWWATIVTLGASGFLLSGISSYLKVNLLIVSDPTQLVFVPQGLVMGLYGAAGLLLATYLWLVILLDVGGGYNEFNQETGAIKIFRWGFPGKNRRIQIDSRIEDVQSVLIDVKEGLNPRRALYLRIKGRRDIPLTRVGQPLSLTELETEGAKLARFLGVSLEGL
- a CDS encoding PCP reductase family protein translates to MNDDANFIDALRWTSEAKEKLQNIPFFVRSQAKARIEQLAREAVQEVVTADLVEQARLEFGQ
- a CDS encoding Uma2 family endonuclease — encoded protein: MTVAKNRADRVMLYDISWQQFENLLKDLGEHRAARLAYDRTTLEIMTPLPEHEHYKEVISDLVKEIADVLDLDYESYGSTTWKRESRMAGLESDNCFYFQNEATVRGRLDLDLRQDPPPDLALEIDVTSKSLNRFPIYARLGVPELWCYDSGELKIYLLQNGEYVESEKSLVFPTLAIRDLPKLIEQNRANGRRAIRQAVREWVKKGGKGELPS